In the genome of Nonomuraea sp. NBC_00507, the window GGATCTGCCTGGCCTGCATCTCCCGCATGAGCTGGTCGATGGGCTTGCTCTCGGGCACGTATGCAGCCGAGCGCATGATCGACTCCACCGGCTCCTTGCCGCCGCCCTCCCCCGCCTCGTGGATCTTGCGGGCGATGTCCTTGAGGTAGGCGATGCCCACGACATCGTCCTCGTTCTCACCCACGACGGGAACGCGGGAGAAACCACTGCGCAGCGCCAGCGACAGAGCCTGGCTGATCGACTTGCCGCGCTCGATGTAGACCATGTCGGTGCGGGGCACCATGACCTCACGCACCAGCGTGTCACCCAGCTCGAAGACCGAGTGGATCATCTCGCGCTCGTCGGGCTCGATCACCCGGCGCTCCTCCGCCAGGTCCACCAGGTCACGCAGCTCGGCCTCGGAGGTGAACGGGCCGTCGCGGAACCCCTTGCCGGGCGTCAACGCGTTGCCCAGCAGGATCAGCAGCTTGGGAAGGGGGCCGAAGATGCGCGTCAGGCCGTACACGATGGGCGCGCTGGCCAGCGCGACCGGCTCGGCGTGCTGGCGGCCCAGCGTACGGGGCATGACCCCGACCACCACGTAGCTGACCACGATCATCACGGCCGCGGCCCACACGTAGGCCCAGCCCTGGTCATGCATGACGTCGATGAACAGCAACGTCGCGATGACCGTGGCGATCAGCTCGCAGCTCAGCCGCAGCAGCAGGAGCAGGTTGAGGTAACGCGGCGGGTCGGTCTCGATGGCCTGCAGCCGCACCGCGCCCCGCTTACCGTCCCGCACGAACTCCTCGGCGCGCACCCTGGAGATGCGCGTCAGTGCCGTTTCCGCACTGGCGATCAGGCCACCGATGATCACCAGGCCGATGGCTAGCAGCAACCAGCCGTTCACCGCGGGTCGCGCACCTCCTGCCACGACTCCAGGAGCTGGGCCTGGAGCCCGAACATCTCCTTGTGCTCCTCCGGCTCCGCGTGGTCGTAACCGAGCAGGTGCAGGATGCCGTGCGTGCACAGCAACTCAAGCTCGTCGGCCGTGCTGTGCCCGGCCTCCTTCGCCTGCCTGGCGGCCACCTGCGGGCAGAGCACGACGTCCCCCAAAAGCGCGGGGTCCGCCGGGCCGTCCGAGTCGCCGCGCGCGCCGCCGCCGGGGCGCAGCTCGTCCATCGGGAAGGCCAGCACGTCGGTCGGGCCGGGCTCGCCCATCCACTTCTCGTGCAGCTCGGTCATGGCGCCCTCGTCGACCACCACGATGGACAGCTCGGCGAGCGGGTTGATGCCCATCTCGCCGAGCACATGAGCGGCCAGCGCCACGAGGCCCTCCTCGTCGACCCCGACGCCGGACTCGTTGTTGATCTCGATGCTCACGGTCGCCGCTTCCCCCGATGCTGGATCTGCTTCGGCTCCTGAGCGGCCACCGTGGCGTCGTAGCGCCCGTAGGCGTCCACGATCTCGCTCACCAGCTTGTGACGGACCACATCGGCGCTGGTCAGCCGGGAGAAGTGGATGTCGTTGATGCCGTCCAGGATCTCCTGGACCACCCGCAGCCCGCTCACCGTGCCCGAAGGCAGGTCCACCTGCGTCACGTCACCCGTGACCACGATCTTGGAGTTGAAGCCCAGCCGGGTGAGGAACATCTTCATCTGCTCGGCCGAGGAGTTCTGCGCCTCGTCCAGGATGATAAATGCGTCATTAAGCGTGCGTCCGCGCATATATGCGAGCGGCGCAACCTCGATCGTGCCGTTGGCCATCAGCTTGGGGATCGAGTCGGGGTCGAGCATGTCGTGCAGGGCGTCGTAGAGCGGCCGCAGGTAGGGATCGATCTTCTCGTAGAGCGTGCCGGGCAGGAATCCCAGCCGCTCCCCCGCCTCGACGGCGGGGCGGGTGAGGATGATCCGGTTGACCCGCTTCTCCTGCAGCGCCCGCACGGCCTTGGCCATGGCGAGATAGGTCTTGCCGGTGCCGGCCGGGCCGATGCCGAAGACGACCGTGTGCTTGTCGATGGCGTCGACGTAGCGCTTCTGATTGACGGTCTTCGGCCTGATCGTGCGCCCGCGCGAGGACAGGATGTCGAGGGAGAGCACTTCGGCGGGGCGGTCGGAGGTCATGCGGAGCATGGCGATGCTGCGCTCGACCGCGTCGGGGGTGAGCTCGCCGCCGCTGCGCAGCACCTCGACGAGCTCCTCGAAGAGCCGCACTACGGTGCCGCTCTCGTCGGGGCTGCCGGTGACGGTGATCTCGTTGCCCCGTACGTGGATGTCGGCCCTGAAAGCACCCTCGATGACGCGTAGCAGCTCATCACGGGAGCCGAGGAGGCTGACCATCGGGTATTCGTCCGGAATCAGCACCTTGGCTTGTGTGCGCGAGGGAGGTGCCGTGCGTCGGGATTCGTGTAGTTCGGACATGGGCAGGCCAGTGGCCTGATGCCTCCCGGTCTCTTTCGGTGTGCTTCTCCGCCCATCGTATCCGGGGCCCGGCGGATTGCTCTCCTCAATATCACCCTGGAGGCCAGGTGAGGTCGCGCCCGCCCAGGACGTGGGCGTGCACGTGGAAAACGGTCTGGCCGGCGCCCGGGCCGGTGTTGAAGACGACCCGGTATCCGGTGTCGGCCACACCTTCCTGCACGGCCACCGCGTGGGCGGTCTTCAGTACGTCGTCGGCCAGCCCGTCGTCCGCGTCGGCCAGCACCGCCGCGTTGGCGTGGTGTCCCTTCGGGATCACCAGCACGTGCGTGGGAGCCTGCGGATTGACGTCGCGGAACGCCAGAGTCCTGCCGCTTTCATAGACGATCTCGGCCGGGATCTCCTTGGCGACGATTTTGCAGAAGAGACACTCGTTCACAGCAGCACCCTATCGAGACCCCTCCCGTTAGCGAGTCCGTTGCGAATCGGTAATCGTCAGTGTCGTGCGTGAGAAGATCCGCGCGGTTAGGGTGTGTGTGCGACACTTCAGAACAAAAGACGATTCAGGGTCGGGCGAGCGCCACCTGGCGAGGACACGACTGGCGTAATGCACCCTAAGGAACCGGGGAAACCTCAAGAACCGGAAGAGCGTAAACCCTCTGGGAAGGCCGCGCGTCCCACTGATGTGACCACCGAAACCCTTCTGGCCGACAGGTCGATGGGGGCGGTGCCAGTCGGGTGGGATGCCGACATGGCCGTTACCGCGCTGTACAGTGCGCATTTTCGGTCATTGGTGCGTCTGGCTGTGTTGCTCGTGCGCGACATAGCTACCGCTGAGGAGGTCGTGCAGGATGCGTTCGTCGCCATCCATGGCGCCTGGCGTAGGCTGCGTGACCCCGACAAAGCACTTGCCTACCTCCGTCAATCCGTCGTCAACCGGTCCCGGTCCGTGCTGCGCCACCGCGCGGTCGTCGAGAAGTACGCTCCCAAGGGCTTGCCGGACGCCCCGAGCGCCGAGAACGGCGCGATCGGCGAGCTGGAACGCTCCGCCGTCATCGAGGCGTTACGTGCCCTGCCGACCCGACAGAGAGAAGCACTGGTCCTGCGGTATTACGGTGATCTGTCCGAAGCTGAGATAGCCCACGCCATGGGCATCAGCAAGGGCGCGGTCAAGAGCCACACCGCACGTGGCATGGCCGCTTTGCGATCCGTCCTGGAGAAAATGTCATGACCCAGCCCCCCGACGAGCACGGCGACCTTCTTCGCCGTGCGCTCCGCGCGGAGGCGGACGCGGTCGTGCCCTCGCCGGACGGACTGGAGATCATCCGCGCCCGGATCGAGCGGCGCGGCGTACGTAACCTGTTCTGGTGGCGTGCGGGCGCGGCCGCCGCCAGTGCTGTCCTCGTGGCGGGGGCCATCGTGATGGCCGTTCCTGGGCTGCGCTCGCAGATCATCGAACAGCAGAGCGTCCAGCCAGTGGAGAACGAGACCTCCTCCAAGGTCCCGTCCAACTCCTCCACGACCCGCTCCCAGCAGCCGCCGCCCCCGGAGCCGACCGCCGACCGGAACCCGGCCGTGGTTCCCCCGGACACCCCGTCACCGCGACCGGCGAAGACGGCGAACTCGACCAGCAGGCCGTCGAAGAGCCCCAAGCCCACGTCCACGCCGTGCCCCTCCGAGGCCGAGACGGCCGAGGACTGCCCGACGGCCTCCCCCACGCCGACGCCGTCGGACGAGGATCCGACCACGCAGCCGTCGGCGTGCCCGCTGGAGGAGTGCCCGCCCGACGACGCCACCGACGCGCCCACCGAACTGGCCAGCCCGCTCGTGGACGCCTCTCAGACGCCGTGAGACGTTCACGAGCCGACTGAGCACCCTGAGACGTCACGAGCCATGTGAGCGCCCCTGAGACGTCACGAGCCGGCGCCCTGAGACCTCACGAGCCGACTGAGCGCGCGAGACGTTACGAGTCGGCTGAGCGCCTTGAGATGTTTACGAGACGATTGAGCATCTTGAGACATAGCGCGTCTTCTGAGCGCT includes:
- a CDS encoding hemolysin family protein, coding for MNGWLLLAIGLVIIGGLIASAETALTRISRVRAEEFVRDGKRGAVRLQAIETDPPRYLNLLLLLRLSCELIATVIATLLFIDVMHDQGWAYVWAAAVMIVVSYVVVGVMPRTLGRQHAEPVALASAPIVYGLTRIFGPLPKLLILLGNALTPGKGFRDGPFTSEAELRDLVDLAEERRVIEPDEREMIHSVFELGDTLVREVMVPRTDMVYIERGKSISQALSLALRSGFSRVPVVGENEDDVVGIAYLKDIARKIHEAGEGGGKEPVESIMRSAAYVPESKPIDQLMREMQARQIHIAIVIDEYGGTAGLVTIEDVLEEIVGEITDEYDQEAPRVERVPGGGLRVTARMPVDELGELFEVEIDVDDVETVGGLLAHALGRVPIAGSHAEVAGLSLTAETLAGRRNRISTVVVHRVTPPEDEAVPATAERD
- the ybeY gene encoding rRNA maturation RNase YbeY, coding for MSIEINNESGVGVDEEGLVALAAHVLGEMGINPLAELSIVVVDEGAMTELHEKWMGEPGPTDVLAFPMDELRPGGGARGDSDGPADPALLGDVVLCPQVAARQAKEAGHSTADELELLCTHGILHLLGYDHAEPEEHKEMFGLQAQLLESWQEVRDPR
- a CDS encoding PhoH family protein codes for the protein MSELHESRRTAPPSRTQAKVLIPDEYPMVSLLGSRDELLRVIEGAFRADIHVRGNEITVTGSPDESGTVVRLFEELVEVLRSGGELTPDAVERSIAMLRMTSDRPAEVLSLDILSSRGRTIRPKTVNQKRYVDAIDKHTVVFGIGPAGTGKTYLAMAKAVRALQEKRVNRIILTRPAVEAGERLGFLPGTLYEKIDPYLRPLYDALHDMLDPDSIPKLMANGTIEVAPLAYMRGRTLNDAFIILDEAQNSSAEQMKMFLTRLGFNSKIVVTGDVTQVDLPSGTVSGLRVVQEILDGINDIHFSRLTSADVVRHKLVSEIVDAYGRYDATVAAQEPKQIQHRGKRRP
- a CDS encoding histidine triad nucleotide-binding protein, whose product is MNECLFCKIVAKEIPAEIVYESGRTLAFRDVNPQAPTHVLVIPKGHHANAAVLADADDGLADDVLKTAHAVAVQEGVADTGYRVVFNTGPGAGQTVFHVHAHVLGGRDLTWPPG
- a CDS encoding SigE family RNA polymerase sigma factor translates to MGAVPVGWDADMAVTALYSAHFRSLVRLAVLLVRDIATAEEVVQDAFVAIHGAWRRLRDPDKALAYLRQSVVNRSRSVLRHRAVVEKYAPKGLPDAPSAENGAIGELERSAVIEALRALPTRQREALVLRYYGDLSEAEIAHAMGISKGAVKSHTARGMAALRSVLEKMS